The Corynebacterium confusum genome has a window encoding:
- a CDS encoding ABC transporter permease has translation MSRHRKRENSQSVDYFQKLNEQITHSDGPVQIVSPEGLKPLNPRPSLSTYLQQLWERRFFVIAEARSKALRSTRDYRLWKLWLVANPILDVAFYGFLFGYLFKTSRGIENFIGYLILGIMFMRMITGLFSAGSGLVTKSRGMIRTFAFPRASLAFSQTLRAGIDNLLPALIGMVLAFLAQWGTPPNWTIILVVPLYLMLHIFGCGLMMISARLTAEIPDVKALMGIVTQAWFFLSGVMFSLDRFSHTPVVQEVMSHNPAYIFLMAIRNSTIYGTCPDLSTWLTLLSWTFGTFVVGFIYFWGAEHKYVRLA, from the coding sequence ATGAGCCGTCACCGAAAGCGGGAGAACTCCCAGAGCGTCGATTATTTCCAGAAGCTCAATGAGCAGATCACCCATTCCGACGGCCCGGTCCAGATCGTGTCCCCGGAGGGGCTGAAACCGCTCAACCCCCGACCCAGCCTGTCGACCTACCTCCAGCAGCTCTGGGAGCGCCGCTTCTTCGTCATCGCGGAAGCCCGCTCCAAGGCCTTGCGCTCCACGCGCGACTACCGCCTGTGGAAGCTGTGGCTGGTGGCCAACCCGATCCTGGACGTGGCCTTCTACGGATTCCTGTTCGGCTACCTGTTCAAGACCTCCCGCGGCATCGAGAACTTCATTGGCTACCTCATCCTCGGCATCATGTTCATGCGCATGATCACCGGCCTGTTCTCCGCCGGCAGCGGCCTGGTTACCAAGTCCCGCGGGATGATCCGCACCTTTGCCTTCCCGCGGGCCTCGCTGGCGTTTTCGCAGACCCTGCGCGCCGGCATCGATAACCTCCTGCCCGCACTCATCGGCATGGTCCTGGCCTTTTTGGCGCAGTGGGGCACGCCACCTAATTGGACCATCATCCTGGTGGTGCCGCTCTACCTGATGCTGCACATCTTCGGCTGCGGGCTGATGATGATTTCGGCGCGCCTGACCGCGGAGATCCCCGACGTCAAGGCGCTGATGGGGATTGTTACGCAGGCCTGGTTTTTCCTGTCCGGCGTGATGTTCTCGCTGGATCGTTTCTCACACACGCCGGTCGTCCAGGAAGTAATGTCGCACAACCCGGCGTATATCTTTCTCATGGCGATTCGTAATTCCACCATCTATGGCACCTGCCCGGACCTTTCCACCTGGCTGACCTTACTGTCCTGGACCTTCGGCACCTTCGTGGTGGGTTTTATCTACTTCTGGGGAGCAGAGCACAAATATGTCCGACTTGCATAA